The Limnochorda sp. LNt genome includes a region encoding these proteins:
- a CDS encoding GH39 family glycosyl hydrolase → MAARIVVDVHEVVGPFPHFWEFGFGSERPFMVLREAVLDHYRLGREELGFRYVRAHGIFHDEMGVYRLIDGKPVYGWRAVDAVYDRLLSIGLRPFVELSFMPSALASGSQTCFYYQGNVTPPRDWPQWGALVEAFVRHLVERYGLEEVRQWYFEVWNEPNLRYFWAGTQDDYWRLYDWAADAVKRVDERMRVGGPATAAGAWVDAFIRHCLEGHNACTGRVGAPLDFVSYHGYPTDAGQVLDGEHVPFTRETYWREMARRNARFVRELAAKDRLGHDVEIHVTEWNSTAHLHDPELDDSNQAAFICRTIKDVAGHLDSFSFWTLSDIFEEGGWPEAEFHGGFGLVTIHGVCKPSFNAFRMLHMLGDRQLQTAVEGASPGVDALVTTSSDTGAIQVLVWNYVVPGAQARGESAEKIAIQLERPGGRRFTLRQYLVDRHHSNAYTAWKEMGAPPRPDGRQLAELKRRGELELVRLRRGVAASGQEPLSLHIELSPASATLILLEPDRA, encoded by the coding sequence ATGGCGGCAAGGATTGTGGTAGACGTCCACGAGGTCGTCGGGCCGTTCCCGCACTTCTGGGAGTTCGGGTTCGGGTCGGAGCGGCCGTTCATGGTGTTGCGAGAGGCCGTCCTCGACCACTACCGGTTGGGGCGAGAGGAGCTCGGCTTCCGCTACGTGCGGGCGCACGGCATCTTCCATGACGAGATGGGGGTGTACCGGCTGATCGACGGCAAGCCCGTCTACGGATGGCGGGCCGTCGACGCCGTGTACGATCGCCTCCTCTCGATCGGGCTGCGCCCCTTCGTCGAGCTGAGCTTCATGCCATCGGCGCTTGCGTCTGGGTCGCAGACGTGCTTCTACTACCAGGGCAACGTGACACCCCCCCGGGACTGGCCCCAGTGGGGCGCGCTCGTCGAGGCCTTCGTGCGGCACCTGGTCGAGCGGTACGGGCTGGAAGAGGTGCGCCAGTGGTACTTCGAGGTCTGGAACGAACCCAATCTGCGGTACTTCTGGGCAGGGACTCAGGACGACTACTGGCGCCTGTACGACTGGGCCGCTGATGCGGTCAAGAGAGTCGATGAGAGGATGCGGGTAGGCGGGCCAGCTACGGCAGCAGGGGCGTGGGTCGACGCGTTCATCCGGCACTGTCTGGAGGGGCACAACGCCTGTACTGGACGGGTGGGCGCTCCCCTGGATTTCGTCAGTTACCACGGGTACCCCACCGATGCGGGACAGGTACTCGACGGTGAGCATGTGCCGTTCACGAGAGAGACCTACTGGCGCGAGATGGCGCGGCGCAATGCCCGTTTCGTCAGGGAGCTCGCTGCGAAGGACCGCTTGGGTCACGACGTCGAGATTCACGTGACGGAATGGAACTCGACGGCGCACCTGCACGATCCCGAGCTGGACGACTCCAACCAGGCGGCCTTCATCTGCCGGACCATCAAGGACGTGGCCGGCCACTTGGACTCGTTCAGCTTCTGGACGCTGTCCGACATCTTCGAAGAGGGCGGGTGGCCCGAAGCGGAGTTCCACGGCGGCTTCGGCCTCGTGACCATCCATGGGGTGTGCAAGCCCTCGTTCAACGCCTTTCGGATGCTGCACATGCTGGGTGATCGGCAGCTACAAACGGCCGTCGAGGGCGCGTCGCCAGGTGTCGATGCGCTCGTGACGACCTCGTCGGACACTGGAGCGATCCAGGTGCTCGTGTGGAACTACGTGGTTCCCGGGGCCCAGGCGAGGGGGGAGTCGGCTGAGAAGATCGCCATCCAGCTGGAACGGCCCGGCGGGAGGCGATTCACGTTACGTCAGTACCTGGTCGATCGCCATCACAGCAATGCCTATACGGCATGGAAGGAGATGGGGGCCCCGCCCCGGCCCGATGGTCGGCAACTGGCCGAGCTGAAGCGTCGGGGAGAGCTGGAACTCGTGAGGCTGCGGCGCGGAGTCGCGGCCTCCGGTCAAGAGCCGCTGAGCTTGCACATCGAGCTGAGCCCCGCCAGCGCCACGCTGATACTCCTCGAGCCCGATAGGGCTTGA
- a CDS encoding VOC family protein, whose translation MPRVCTVIYPVRDLTAAKKVFGQLLGVAPYADQPYYVGFRLGDQEVGLDPNGHGKGMTGPVPYWDVTDIKATLARLVDAGAEVHQNITDVGGGKLIALVKDPDGNLIGLIQNP comes from the coding sequence ATGCCACGGGTCTGTACCGTCATCTATCCCGTCAGGGACTTGACCGCCGCGAAGAAGGTGTTCGGCCAGCTCCTAGGCGTCGCGCCGTACGCGGACCAGCCCTACTACGTCGGCTTTCGGCTCGGCGACCAGGAAGTAGGTCTGGATCCCAACGGCCACGGGAAGGGCATGACCGGTCCGGTCCCCTACTGGGACGTGACCGACATCAAGGCGACGCTCGCGCGGCTCGTCGACGCAGGGGCCGAAGTGCACCAGAACATCACCGATGTCGGAGGCGGTAAGCTGATCGCGTTGGTGAAGGACCCGGACGGTAACCTCATCGGCCTGATCCAGAACCCGTGA
- a CDS encoding ArsR/SmtB family transcription factor, which yields MRGGGSRVALQRTDEARADSHLHRGPGRGQSTRPCCAPVIPARTPPAELARWARIFRALADPTRLGILALLQAQQEPLCVCDIVAQFPRGQPTISHHLKVLRDAGLVTAERRGPWVYYAPAAPGLVEAWRAIGRLMP from the coding sequence ATGCGGGGGGGGGGGAGCCGAGTGGCGCTTCAGCGCACCGACGAGGCAAGAGCTGATAGCCATCTGCACCGAGGTCCGGGCCGGGGACAGTCCACCCGTCCCTGCTGCGCGCCCGTCATACCGGCTCGGACGCCCCCGGCAGAACTCGCACGATGGGCGCGCATCTTCCGAGCCCTTGCCGACCCGACCAGGCTCGGCATCCTCGCGCTGCTGCAAGCTCAGCAGGAGCCCCTGTGCGTGTGTGACATCGTGGCGCAGTTTCCCCGGGGGCAGCCGACGATCTCCCACCACCTCAAGGTCTTGCGAGACGCGGGGCTCGTGACGGCCGAGCGCCGTGGCCCTTGGGTCTACTACGCGCCAGCGGCACCGGGGCTGGTGGAGGCCTGGCGTGCCATCGGACGGCTGATGCCGTAG